From the genome of Halobellus litoreus, one region includes:
- a CDS encoding DUF5804 family protein produces MTRVCFVGSRDVDVQYELLSRETAREALSTYDRYAPFENSLAVDTVSLGAAVSLCNDLNWYLVRFVDVALVREPSISADEWLSRSLATAVRDGDVRPEETGERLAIYGVEEGELVEPMYVTRRPDGTAPSYDLRPVEETVTVRVTGEEFDAG; encoded by the coding sequence GTGACGCGCGTCTGCTTCGTCGGTTCGAGAGACGTCGACGTGCAGTACGAACTGCTCTCGCGCGAGACCGCGCGCGAGGCGCTCTCGACGTACGACCGATACGCGCCCTTCGAGAACTCGCTGGCGGTCGACACCGTGAGCCTCGGGGCGGCCGTCTCGCTGTGCAACGATCTCAACTGGTATCTCGTTCGGTTCGTCGACGTCGCGCTCGTCCGTGAGCCGAGCATCTCGGCCGACGAGTGGCTGAGCCGCTCGCTGGCGACGGCCGTTCGCGACGGCGACGTGCGACCCGAAGAAACCGGCGAGCGCCTCGCGATCTACGGCGTCGAGGAGGGAGAGTTGGTCGAGCCGATGTACGTCACTCGGCGGCCGGACGGGACGGCCCCGTCCTACGACCTCCGACCGGTCGAGGAGACGGTGACCGTCCGCGTGACGGGCGAGGAGTTCGACGCCGGGTGA
- a CDS encoding tRNA sulfurtransferase, with protein MLIGHGDFGTKSSGVRAKMAERVARDVEAALEAAGIEASVERPWSRVVVRTDRPRDAARVAATLPGVAFARPAVAVDPELDAIRTAVRRLAEAGPHDASETYAVDSDRIGSADAHDFSSRDLDVEAGRIVGEVTGASVDLDDPDRTYRIEAREREAFVSSIRFAGPRGLPVGTQGRVAVLVSGGLDSPVAMWRLLRRGCVTVPVYVDLGEYGGADHRARALEVVRTVAERAPRADLRPRVVDGGELVERIVEGTEHTRMLSLRRAMLAAAEGVAEAVDAHSVATGEALGQKSSQTGWNLATTDAAVSLPVHRPLLTADKLDIVAAARDLGTYTDATLPVGCDRIAPSHPETNATVEEVLAAEPDGLLAAAREAGRSAEIHSP; from the coding sequence GTGCTGATCGGCCACGGCGACTTCGGCACCAAGAGCAGCGGCGTCCGCGCGAAGATGGCCGAGCGCGTCGCCCGCGACGTCGAGGCCGCCCTGGAGGCCGCCGGGATCGAGGCCTCCGTCGAGCGACCGTGGTCGCGCGTCGTCGTCCGGACGGACCGTCCGCGCGACGCCGCCCGCGTCGCCGCGACGCTCCCCGGGGTCGCCTTCGCTCGGCCCGCCGTCGCGGTCGACCCGGAACTAGACGCGATCCGGACGGCCGTCCGTCGGCTCGCCGAGGCCGGCCCGCACGACGCCTCGGAGACGTACGCGGTCGACAGCGACCGGATCGGTTCCGCGGACGCACACGACTTCTCCAGCCGGGACCTGGACGTCGAGGCGGGGCGGATCGTCGGCGAGGTCACCGGCGCGTCGGTCGATCTCGACGACCCGGATCGGACCTACCGGATCGAGGCCAGAGAGCGCGAGGCGTTCGTCTCTTCGATTCGGTTCGCGGGTCCCCGCGGGCTCCCCGTCGGGACGCAGGGACGGGTCGCCGTCCTCGTCAGCGGCGGCCTCGACTCTCCGGTGGCGATGTGGCGGCTCCTCCGACGCGGGTGTGTGACGGTCCCCGTCTACGTCGACCTCGGCGAGTACGGCGGCGCGGACCACCGCGCCCGAGCGCTCGAAGTGGTCCGCACGGTCGCCGAACGCGCGCCCCGGGCGGACCTCCGCCCGCGCGTCGTCGACGGCGGCGAACTCGTCGAGCGGATCGTCGAGGGCACGGAACACACGCGGATGCTGTCGCTCCGGCGCGCGATGCTCGCCGCGGCCGAGGGCGTCGCCGAGGCGGTCGACGCACACAGCGTCGCGACGGGCGAGGCGCTGGGGCAGAAGTCGAGCCAGACCGGATGGAACCTGGCGACCACGGACGCTGCGGTCTCGTTGCCGGTCCACCGCCCGCTGCTCACCGCGGACAAACTCGACATCGTGGCGGCGGCGCGGGACCTCGGAACCTACACCGACGCGACGCTCCCCGTCGGCTGTGACCGGATCGCGCCGTCGCACCCCGAGACGAACGCGACGGTCGAGGAGGTGCTGGCCGCGGAACCCGACGGACTCCTCGCGGCGGCGCGGGAGGCGGGGCGAAGCGCCGAGATTCACTCCCCGTAG
- a CDS encoding methionine adenosyltransferase, giving the protein MTERNIAIEAADRTAVEDQGVEIVERKGIGHPDSICDGIAEAVSRALSQLYLDRVGRVLHYNTDETQLVAGESAPTYGGGEIVEPIYVLIVGRATREYDGERLPVDATALSAARDYLNEHIPELDVGTDIVVDTRIGEGSGDLQDVFGEDGAEVPMSNDTSYGVGHAPLTETEEIVLTVEEELNGPYAADHPELGPDIKVMGKREGDLIDITVAAAMVDAYIEDLDDYDEAVERVRAYVGDVARGLTDREVRVEVNTADDYEAGSIYLTVTGTSAEMGDDGSVGRGNRANGLITPNRPMSMEATSGKNPVNHIGKIYNLLSTDIAETVVADVDGIRDLQIRLLSQIGRPIDQPHVADAKIVTEAGVDLADIEPEVRARIDDRLANVTDVTRRVIDGELSTF; this is encoded by the coding sequence ATGACCGAACGGAACATCGCCATCGAGGCCGCAGACCGGACTGCCGTCGAGGATCAGGGGGTCGAGATCGTCGAGCGGAAGGGGATCGGCCACCCCGACTCGATCTGTGACGGCATCGCCGAGGCCGTCTCCCGGGCGCTCTCACAGCTCTATCTCGACCGCGTTGGACGCGTTCTCCACTACAACACCGACGAGACCCAACTGGTCGCTGGCGAGTCCGCGCCGACGTACGGCGGCGGTGAGATCGTCGAACCGATCTACGTCCTCATCGTCGGTCGCGCGACGCGGGAGTACGACGGCGAGCGACTGCCCGTCGACGCGACCGCCCTCTCGGCCGCCCGCGACTACCTCAACGAACACATCCCGGAACTCGACGTCGGCACCGACATCGTGGTCGACACGCGGATCGGCGAGGGCTCTGGCGACCTCCAGGACGTCTTCGGCGAGGACGGTGCCGAGGTCCCGATGTCGAACGACACCTCCTACGGCGTCGGGCACGCGCCGCTCACCGAGACCGAGGAGATCGTCCTGACCGTCGAGGAGGAACTCAACGGCCCCTACGCCGCTGATCACCCCGAACTGGGCCCGGACATCAAAGTGATGGGCAAGCGCGAGGGCGACCTGATAGACATCACCGTCGCCGCCGCGATGGTCGATGCCTACATCGAGGACCTCGACGACTACGACGAGGCGGTCGAGCGCGTCCGCGCCTACGTGGGCGACGTCGCCCGCGGGCTCACCGACCGCGAGGTCCGCGTCGAGGTCAACACGGCCGACGACTACGAGGCCGGATCGATCTACCTGACGGTCACGGGCACCAGCGCGGAGATGGGCGACGACGGCTCGGTCGGCCGCGGCAACCGCGCCAACGGGCTCATCACGCCGAACCGCCCGATGAGTATGGAGGCGACCTCCGGGAAGAACCCCGTCAACCACATCGGGAAGATCTACAACCTCCTCTCGACCGACATCGCGGAGACGGTCGTCGCCGACGTCGACGGCATCCGCGACCTCCAGATCCGACTCCTCTCGCAGATCGGTCGCCCGATCGACCAACCGCACGTCGCCGACGCGAAGATCGTCACCGAGGCGGGCGTCGATCTCGCGGACATCGAACCGGAGGTGCGCGCGCGGATCGACGACCGACTGGCGAACGTCACGGACGTCACCCGGCGCGTCATCGACGGGGAGCTTTCGACGTTCTGA